A genomic segment from Bacillus cereus G9842 encodes:
- a CDS encoding adenylate kinase: MNLILMGLPGAGKGTQAEQIVAKYNIPHISTGDMFRAAMKAETEMGLQAKSFIDKGALVPDEVTIGIVRERLSQEDCVRGFLLDGFPRTVAQASALEEIMKDLGKKIDYVLNINVDSGLLLKRLTGRRICKECGATYHLEFNPPAKADVCDKCGGELYQRSDDNEETVANRLDVNIKQTKPLLDFYDELGYLKSINGEQDINKVFADIDVLIGGLA, translated from the coding sequence ATGAACTTAATTTTAATGGGGCTTCCTGGTGCTGGTAAAGGTACACAAGCCGAACAGATTGTAGCCAAGTATAACATCCCTCACATTTCAACAGGAGATATGTTCCGTGCAGCTATGAAGGCTGAAACTGAAATGGGTCTACAAGCAAAATCTTTTATTGATAAAGGTGCACTTGTTCCAGATGAAGTTACAATCGGAATTGTTCGTGAACGTTTAAGTCAAGAAGACTGCGTAAGAGGTTTCTTACTAGACGGTTTCCCACGAACTGTTGCACAAGCATCAGCTCTTGAAGAGATTATGAAAGATCTTGGCAAAAAAATCGACTATGTTTTAAACATTAATGTGGATTCAGGGTTGTTATTAAAACGCCTTACAGGCCGTCGCATTTGTAAAGAGTGCGGTGCGACTTACCACTTAGAATTCAATCCACCAGCAAAAGCTGATGTGTGCGATAAATGTGGTGGCGAATTATACCAACGCTCTGATGACAATGAAGAAACTGTAGCAAATCGTTTAGATGTAAATATTAAGCAAACAAAACCTTTGCTTGATTTCTACGACGAGCTTGGTTACTTAAAAAGCATTAATGGTGAGCAAGATATCAATAAAGTATTTGCTGATATCGATGTTCTCATCGGAGGCTTAGCGTAA
- the map gene encoding type I methionyl aminopeptidase translates to MIICKTPREIEIMREAGRIVALTHQELKQHITPGITTKELDQIAEKTIQKYGATPSFKGYNGFPGSICASVNEELVHGIPGKRKLKEGDIISIDIGAKYNGYHGDSAWTYPVGNISESVQKLLDVTEKSLYLGLEQVKPGERLSNISHAVQTHAEENGFSIVREYVGHGIGQDLHEDPQIPHYGPPNRGPRLKPGMVICVEPMVNQGRRYVKTLSDDWTVVTVDGKWCAHFEHTIALTEAGYEILTTL, encoded by the coding sequence ATGATCATCTGCAAAACTCCTCGCGAGATAGAAATCATGCGAGAAGCTGGCAGAATCGTTGCTTTAACTCATCAAGAGTTGAAACAGCACATTACTCCAGGAATTACAACGAAAGAGCTCGATCAAATAGCGGAAAAGACGATTCAAAAATATGGTGCTACGCCATCTTTTAAAGGATACAACGGATTTCCGGGGAGCATATGTGCTTCTGTAAATGAAGAGCTTGTACACGGAATTCCAGGAAAGCGCAAGCTCAAAGAGGGCGATATCATCAGTATCGATATTGGTGCGAAATACAATGGGTACCATGGAGATTCTGCATGGACGTATCCAGTTGGAAACATTTCTGAATCTGTTCAAAAGCTACTTGATGTCACAGAAAAATCGTTGTATCTTGGTCTAGAACAAGTAAAACCAGGCGAGAGATTATCAAATATCTCACATGCGGTTCAAACCCATGCTGAAGAGAATGGATTCTCGATCGTTAGGGAGTATGTTGGTCACGGAATCGGGCAAGACTTACATGAGGACCCTCAAATCCCGCACTATGGTCCACCAAATAGAGGCCCTAGATTAAAGCCGGGAATGGTCATCTGTGTTGAGCCGATGGTGAATCAAGGAAGACGATATGTAAAAACACTATCTGATGACTGGACAGTGGTAACGGTAGATGGTAAATGGTGTGCCCATTTTGAGCACACGATTGCTCTTACAGAAGCAGGATACGAAATCCTTACCACTTTATAA
- the infA gene encoding translation initiation factor IF-1, whose translation MAKDDVIEVEGTVLETLPNAMFKVELENGHVVLAHVSGKIRMNFIRILPGDKVTVELSPYDLNRGRITYRFK comes from the coding sequence ATGGCTAAAGATGATGTAATTGAAGTCGAAGGTACCGTTCTTGAAACGTTGCCAAATGCTATGTTCAAAGTAGAATTAGAGAATGGGCATGTCGTATTGGCTCACGTTTCTGGTAAAATCCGTATGAACTTCATTCGTATTTTACCAGGAGACAAAGTTACGGTAGAATTATCTCCGTACGATTTAAATCGTGGTCGTATTACGTACCGTTTTAAATAA
- the rpmJ gene encoding 50S ribosomal protein L36 — MKVRPSVKPICEKCKVIRRRGKVMVICENPKHKQKQG; from the coding sequence ATGAAAGTAAGACCGTCAGTTAAACCAATCTGCGAAAAATGTAAAGTTATTCGTAGACGTGGAAAAGTAATGGTTATTTGTGAAAACCCTAAACATAAACAAAAACAAGGTTAA
- the rpsM gene encoding 30S ribosomal protein S13, which produces MARIAGVDIPRDKRVVISLTYVFGIGRTTAEKILTEAGISSETRVRDLTEDELGRIRDVIDRIKVEGDLRREVSLNIKRLMEIGSYRGLRHRRGLPVRGQNSKNNARTRKGPRRTVANKKK; this is translated from the coding sequence ATGGCACGTATCGCAGGTGTAGATATTCCTCGAGACAAACGCGTTGTTATTTCTTTAACTTACGTATTCGGCATTGGTCGCACAACTGCTGAAAAAATTCTTACTGAAGCTGGTATTTCTTCAGAAACACGAGTTCGTGATTTAACGGAAGACGAATTAGGACGTATCCGTGATGTTATCGATCGTATTAAAGTTGAGGGAGACCTTCGTCGTGAAGTATCTCTTAACATTAAACGTCTAATGGAGATCGGTTCTTACCGTGGTCTTCGTCACCGTCGTGGTTTACCAGTTCGTGGTCAAAATTCTAAAAACAATGCTCGTACACGTAAAGGTCCACGTCGTACAGTAGCAAATAAAAAGAAATAA
- the rpsK gene encoding 30S ribosomal protein S11 → MARKTNTRKKRVKKNIEAGIAHIRSTFNNTIVTLTDTHGNALSWSSAGALGFRGSRKSTPFAAQMAAEAAAKVAMEHGLKTLEVTVKGPGAGREAAIRALQAAGLEVTAIRDVTPVPHNGCRPPKRRRV, encoded by the coding sequence ATGGCACGTAAAACAAACACTCGTAAAAAACGTGTGAAAAAGAATATCGAAGCTGGTATAGCTCATATTCGTTCTACTTTCAACAACACAATCGTAACACTTACAGATACTCACGGTAACGCACTTTCTTGGTCTAGTGCTGGTGCACTTGGTTTCCGTGGATCTCGTAAATCTACTCCATTCGCTGCGCAAATGGCTGCTGAAGCTGCTGCTAAAGTTGCAATGGAGCACGGTTTAAAAACTTTAGAGGTTACTGTTAAAGGTCCTGGTGCTGGTCGTGAAGCTGCAATTCGTGCTCTTCAAGCTGCAGGTCTAGAAGTAACAGCAATTAGAGATGTTACTCCAGTTCCTCATAATGGATGTCGTCCGCCAAAACGTCGTCGTGTGTAA
- a CDS encoding DNA-directed RNA polymerase subunit alpha has protein sequence MIEIEKPKIETVELNEDAKYGKFVIEPLERGYGTTLGNSLRRILLSSLPGAAVTAIQIDGVLHEFSTVEGVVEDVTTIILNLKKLALKIYSEEEKTLEIDVQGEGIVTAADITHDSDVEILNPDLHIATLAKDAHFRVRLTAKRGRGYTPADANKSEDQPIGVIPIDSIYTPVSRVTYQVEKTRVGQVANYDKLTLDVWTDGSIGPKEAISLGAKILTEHLNIFVGLTDEAQNAEIMVEKEEDQKEKVLEMTIEELDLSVRSYNCLKRAGINTVQELANKTEEDMMKVRNLGRKSLEEVKHKLEELGLGLRKDD, from the coding sequence ATGATTGAAATCGAAAAGCCGAAAATCGAAACGGTTGAACTTAACGAAGATGCTAAATATGGTAAATTCGTAATTGAACCGCTTGAGCGTGGATATGGTACTACTTTGGGTAACTCCTTACGTCGTATTCTTTTATCCTCACTCCCTGGTGCCGCTGTTACTGCTATCCAAATCGATGGCGTATTACATGAATTTTCAACAGTTGAGGGCGTAGTAGAAGACGTTACGACGATCATCTTAAACTTGAAAAAGTTAGCTCTTAAAATCTACTCTGAAGAAGAGAAGACGTTGGAAATTGATGTGCAGGGCGAAGGTATTGTCACAGCTGCTGATATTACTCACGATAGTGATGTAGAAATCTTAAATCCAGATTTACACATTGCAACGTTAGCAAAAGATGCGCATTTCCGCGTGCGTTTAACTGCAAAGCGTGGCCGTGGGTATACGCCAGCTGATGCAAATAAAAGCGAAGATCAACCAATAGGAGTAATTCCTATTGATTCTATTTATACTCCAGTATCACGTGTGACTTACCAAGTGGAAAAGACACGTGTCGGACAAGTGGCTAATTATGATAAGCTTACGCTTGATGTATGGACGGATGGAAGCATCGGGCCAAAAGAAGCTATCTCTTTAGGTGCCAAAATCTTAACTGAGCATTTAAATATCTTTGTTGGTTTAACTGATGAAGCACAAAATGCTGAGATTATGGTCGAGAAGGAAGAAGATCAAAAAGAGAAAGTTCTTGAGATGACTATCGAAGAACTAGACCTTTCTGTTCGTTCTTATAATTGCCTAAAACGTGCAGGAATTAATACTGTACAAGAGCTTGCGAACAAAACAGAAGAAGATATGATGAAAGTTCGTAACTTAGGACGTAAATCCTTAGAAGAAGTTAAACATAAACTTGAGGAATTAGGTTTAGGTTTACGTAAAGACGACTGA
- the rplQ gene encoding 50S ribosomal protein L17, which yields MAYRKLGRTSAQRKAMLRDLATDLIINERIQTTETRAKELRSVVEKMITLGKRGDLHARRQAAAFIRNEVANAETGQDALQKLFADVAPRYAERQGGYTRIAKIGPRRGDAAPMVIIELV from the coding sequence ATGGCATACAGAAAATTAGGCCGTACAAGTGCGCAACGTAAAGCTATGTTACGTGACTTAGCTACTGATTTAATTATCAACGAGCGCATCCAAACGACAGAAACTCGTGCAAAAGAACTTCGTTCTGTAGTGGAAAAAATGATCACTTTAGGTAAACGCGGAGATCTTCATGCTCGTCGTCAAGCAGCAGCTTTCATTCGCAATGAAGTAGCTAACGCTGAGACTGGTCAAGATGCACTTCAAAAATTATTCGCTGATGTAGCTCCACGCTATGCTGAGCGCCAAGGCGGATACACTCGTATTGCAAAAATTGGTCCACGTCGCGGAGACGCAGCACCAATGGTAATTATCGAGTTAGTATAA
- a CDS encoding energy-coupling factor ABC transporter ATP-binding protein has translation MKKEKLRIGNISFQYPGAATYALKDVSFSLYEGEWVSIIGQNGSGKSTLAKLLNGLFLPEAGTITVNDSMVLSEETVWDVRKQIGMVFQNPDNQFVGTTVQDDVVFGLENIGMPREQMIERLEQVLRLVRMEDFLNDEPHSLSGGQKQRVAIAGVLALQPSILILDEATSMLDPQGRREVVETVRQLVNQKGITVLSITHDLEEAAQSDRVIILNKGEILEEGIPEKIFKSSHMLQEIGLDVPFSVKIAELLKRNEILLQNTHLTMESLVNELWRLHSKK, from the coding sequence TTGAAAAAAGAGAAACTTCGGATAGGAAATATATCATTTCAATATCCTGGGGCAGCCACGTATGCATTAAAAGATGTTTCATTTTCCTTATATGAGGGAGAATGGGTATCTATTATTGGACAAAACGGTTCAGGAAAGTCTACACTTGCAAAATTATTGAATGGTTTGTTTTTGCCGGAAGCAGGGACTATTACAGTAAATGATTCAATGGTTTTATCAGAGGAAACGGTATGGGATGTTCGAAAACAAATTGGAATGGTATTTCAAAATCCAGATAATCAATTTGTTGGAACAACAGTGCAAGATGATGTTGTATTTGGTTTAGAGAATATCGGAATGCCAAGAGAACAAATGATTGAAAGATTAGAACAGGTCTTACGACTTGTCCGTATGGAAGATTTTCTTAATGATGAGCCTCATTCCTTATCTGGTGGGCAAAAACAGCGAGTGGCAATAGCAGGCGTTTTAGCACTTCAGCCATCTATTTTAATATTAGATGAAGCAACGTCAATGTTAGATCCTCAAGGAAGACGTGAAGTAGTAGAAACGGTTAGACAACTTGTTAATCAAAAAGGTATTACCGTGTTATCAATTACGCACGATTTGGAAGAAGCGGCGCAGTCAGATCGTGTCATTATTTTAAATAAGGGAGAAATATTAGAGGAAGGGATTCCAGAGAAAATTTTCAAGTCCTCTCATATGCTCCAAGAAATTGGCTTAGATGTACCGTTTTCGGTGAAAATAGCAGAATTATTAAAAAGAAATGAAATTCTTTTGCAAAATACGCATCTTACAATGGAAAGCTTGGTGAACGAACTTTGGAGATTACATTCCAAAAAGTAG
- a CDS encoding energy-coupling factor ABC transporter ATP-binding protein, which produces MEITFQKVEHRYQYKTPFERRALYDVDVSFPSGGYYAIIGHTGSGKSTMIQHLNGLLQPTNGTVQIGEHLISAGKKEKKLKPLRKKVGVVFQFPEHQLFEETVEKDICFGPTNFGASGDEAKQKAREAIELVGLEPELLTRSPFELSGGQMRRVAIAGVLAMEPEVLVLDEPTAGLDPKGQNELMQMFYKLHKEKGLTVILVTHNMEDAAQYAEQIVVMHKGTVFLQGSAEEVFSHADELEKIGVDLPMSLKYKRAIEEKFGISIPKATLSLEDLTHEVVQVLRKGGHESCSS; this is translated from the coding sequence TTGGAGATTACATTCCAAAAAGTAGAACATCGTTATCAATATAAAACTCCATTTGAAAGACGCGCACTTTATGATGTAGACGTGTCGTTTCCAAGTGGGGGCTATTATGCCATTATCGGTCATACTGGTTCAGGTAAGTCGACGATGATTCAACATTTAAATGGTTTATTGCAGCCGACAAATGGTACAGTTCAAATTGGTGAACATTTGATTTCGGCAGGAAAGAAAGAAAAAAAGCTAAAGCCACTACGTAAAAAAGTAGGGGTTGTCTTTCAATTCCCGGAACATCAGTTGTTTGAAGAAACTGTGGAGAAAGATATTTGCTTCGGACCTACTAATTTCGGGGCATCTGGAGACGAAGCGAAGCAAAAGGCTAGAGAGGCAATAGAACTTGTAGGGCTAGAACCGGAACTGTTAACACGTTCTCCGTTCGAATTAAGTGGTGGACAAATGAGACGTGTTGCTATAGCGGGTGTACTGGCAATGGAACCTGAAGTGCTTGTATTAGATGAACCTACAGCAGGTCTAGATCCAAAAGGGCAGAACGAACTTATGCAGATGTTTTATAAGTTGCATAAGGAGAAAGGGCTTACAGTTATCCTTGTAACGCATAATATGGAAGATGCTGCTCAGTATGCGGAACAAATTGTAGTTATGCATAAAGGAACGGTCTTTTTGCAAGGAAGTGCAGAGGAAGTATTTTCACATGCTGATGAACTAGAGAAAATTGGTGTGGATCTTCCTATGTCATTAAAGTATAAACGTGCAATTGAAGAGAAGTTTGGTATTTCAATTCCAAAGGCTACCTTATCTTTAGAGGATCTTACTCATGAAGTTGTGCAGGTGTTACGAAAAGGTGGTCATGAATCATGCAGCAGTTGA
- a CDS encoding energy-coupling factor transporter transmembrane component T family protein, translated as MQQLIIGRYIPGNSLIHQLDPRTKLLIVFLYVFVVFLANNAISYGFLFLYALIALFFAKVPIRYVLSGLKPILWIFLFTFFLHIFTNKEGDVLLQLGWFSIHEKGLEQGIYISVRFFVIILMTTLLTLTTTPIEITDGLETLLKPLKRIKVPVHEIALMMSISLRFIPTLMDETSKIMKAQASRGIDFAGGPIKDRMKAIISLLVPLFISAFKRAEDLAIAMEARGYQSGEGRTKFRQLRWKTSDTVTIVSLFCLACILAWVRS; from the coding sequence ATGCAGCAGTTGATTATTGGGAGATATATCCCGGGGAATTCACTTATTCATCAACTTGATCCACGTACGAAGCTGCTGATTGTCTTTTTATATGTATTTGTTGTTTTCTTAGCAAATAATGCGATTTCATATGGATTTTTATTTTTATATGCACTCATTGCTTTATTTTTTGCAAAAGTGCCGATTCGTTATGTACTTTCGGGCTTAAAACCAATTTTATGGATTTTTCTTTTTACATTTTTCCTGCATATTTTTACAAATAAAGAGGGGGATGTACTACTCCAGCTTGGTTGGTTTTCGATACATGAAAAAGGATTAGAGCAAGGGATATACATTTCTGTACGGTTCTTCGTTATTATTTTAATGACGACATTATTAACGTTAACGACGACACCTATTGAAATTACAGATGGTTTGGAGACGTTATTAAAGCCATTGAAGCGTATAAAGGTTCCTGTTCATGAAATCGCATTAATGATGTCAATTTCTCTTCGTTTTATCCCGACATTAATGGATGAAACGAGTAAAATAATGAAAGCACAAGCATCACGTGGTATTGATTTCGCTGGTGGACCGATAAAAGATAGAATGAAAGCTATTATCTCACTGCTCGTTCCTCTGTTTATCAGTGCTTTTAAGCGTGCAGAGGACTTAGCTATTGCGATGGAAGCTCGTGGATATCAAAGTGGTGAAGGACGTACTAAATTTAGGCAACTACGCTGGAAAACAAGCGATACAGTAACGATTGTAAGCTTATTTTGTTTAGCTTGTATTTTGGCATGGGTGCGATCGTAA
- the truA gene encoding tRNA pseudouridine(38-40) synthase TruA: MDRIKCTIAYDGMHFCGYQIQPKHRTVQQEIEKALQKLHKGELVRVQASGRTDSTVHAKGQVIHFDTPLSLEEWQWNNALNTMLPDDIVIRRVEKKTEEFHARYGVEKKEYRYRVLLSKTADVFRRNYVYQYPYPLEINSIRKAIPYFIGTHDFTSFCSAKTDKKDKVRTIYEIELIEQDDELIFRFVGNGFLYNMVRIIVGTLLNVGQGKLDPDSIPEILAKQNRQFAGKMAPGHGLYLWEVNYNN, encoded by the coding sequence ATGGATAGAATAAAATGTACGATTGCATATGATGGTATGCATTTTTGTGGTTATCAAATTCAGCCGAAGCATCGTACTGTTCAACAGGAGATAGAAAAAGCATTACAGAAATTGCATAAGGGAGAACTTGTTCGTGTTCAGGCGTCTGGTAGAACAGATTCTACGGTTCATGCAAAAGGGCAAGTAATACACTTTGATACTCCTTTGTCTCTTGAGGAGTGGCAATGGAATAACGCTTTAAATACAATGTTGCCAGATGATATTGTTATTAGGCGAGTAGAGAAAAAAACAGAAGAATTTCATGCACGTTACGGTGTTGAGAAAAAAGAATATCGTTATCGTGTATTATTATCAAAGACTGCGGATGTATTCCGTAGAAATTACGTATATCAATATCCATATCCGCTCGAAATCAATTCTATAAGAAAAGCAATTCCTTATTTTATTGGAACGCATGATTTCACTTCTTTTTGCTCGGCAAAAACTGACAAAAAAGATAAAGTGCGAACAATTTATGAAATCGAGTTAATTGAGCAAGATGATGAATTAATTTTTCGTTTTGTAGGTAATGGATTTTTATATAATATGGTCAGAATTATTGTTGGTACGTTACTTAACGTAGGGCAAGGAAAGCTTGATCCTGATAGCATTCCAGAGATTTTAGCGAAACAAAATCGTCAGTTTGCTGGAAAGATGGCTCCAGGTCATGGGCTTTACCTATGGGAGGTAAACTATAACAACTAA
- the rplM gene encoding 50S ribosomal protein L13 codes for MRTTFMAKANEVERKWYVVDAEGQTLGRLSTEVASILRGKNKPTFTPHVDTGDHVIIINAEKIHLTGNKLNDKIYYRHTNHPGGLKQRTALEMRTNYPVQMLELAIKGMLPKGRLGRQVSKKLNVYAGAEHPHQAQKPEVYELRG; via the coding sequence ATGCGTACGACTTTTATGGCAAAAGCTAACGAAGTTGAGCGTAAATGGTATGTGGTTGATGCTGAAGGTCAAACTTTAGGTCGCCTATCTACTGAAGTAGCATCCATTTTACGTGGTAAAAACAAACCTACATTTACACCACACGTTGACACGGGTGATCATGTAATTATTATTAACGCTGAGAAAATTCATTTAACAGGTAATAAATTAAACGATAAAATTTACTACCGTCACACTAACCACCCAGGTGGACTTAAGCAAAGAACAGCTCTTGAAATGCGTACAAACTACCCTGTACAAATGTTAGAGCTTGCAATTAAAGGCATGCTTCCAAAAGGACGCTTAGGCCGTCAAGTTTCTAAGAAACTTAACGTGTATGCTGGAGCAGAGCATCCACACCAAGCACAAAAACCAGAAGTTTACGAACTTCGCGGATAA
- the rpsI gene encoding 30S ribosomal protein S9, with translation MAQVQYYGTGRRKSSVARVRLVPGEGRVIINGRDFENYIPFAALREVVKQPLVATETLGNYDVLVNVNGGGYTGQAGAIRHGISRALLKADPEYRLTLKRAGLLTRDARMKERKKYGLKGARRAPQFSKR, from the coding sequence TTGGCACAGGTTCAATACTATGGCACTGGACGTCGTAAGAGTTCAGTAGCGCGCGTACGCCTAGTTCCAGGCGAAGGACGCGTTATCATTAACGGTCGTGATTTTGAAAACTATATCCCATTTGCTGCATTACGTGAAGTAGTGAAACAACCTCTAGTTGCAACAGAAACTTTAGGTAACTACGATGTACTTGTAAACGTAAATGGTGGTGGATACACTGGTCAAGCTGGTGCTATTCGTCACGGTATTTCTCGCGCTTTATTAAAAGCTGATCCAGAATACCGTCTAACACTAAAACGTGCAGGTCTATTAACTCGTGACGCACGTATGAAAGAGCGTAAAAAATACGGTCTTAAAGGCGCACGTCGTGCACCTCAGTTCTCAAAACGTTAA
- a CDS encoding DUF2521 family protein produces the protein MNVIVSLQEKQKEKQLKYERKMLRELSLKTLRSNIRDAFQMQELHRQYEDYCIELGIESYLLGARYSKFGYYGESFFDVKYRALEEEQQLTETLFQFLTSMTMREIKLKDEELLFESCQQFIGLWWQEGYEKGERRYRLKLH, from the coding sequence ATGAATGTCATTGTCAGCTTACAAGAAAAACAAAAAGAAAAGCAGTTAAAATACGAGCGGAAGATGCTGCGAGAATTATCATTAAAAACATTGCGCTCAAATATTCGTGATGCCTTTCAAATGCAAGAGCTTCATCGTCAGTATGAAGATTACTGTATTGAATTAGGGATAGAATCTTATTTATTAGGAGCGAGATATAGTAAATTTGGTTATTATGGTGAATCGTTTTTTGATGTGAAATATAGAGCTTTAGAAGAAGAACAACAATTAACTGAAACGCTATTTCAATTTTTAACGAGTATGACTATGCGAGAAATAAAGTTGAAAGATGAGGAATTACTTTTTGAATCTTGTCAGCAGTTTATAGGATTGTGGTGGCAAGAAGGGTATGAAAAAGGTGAAAGAAGATATCGATTAAAGCTTCATTAA
- the cwlD gene encoding N-acetylmuramoyl-L-alanine amidase CwlD codes for MKRIRIISFALAAVVLFFLVKQEFQITKSWRAWNLPLSGKVIVLDAGHGGPDGGAVGGKDIIEKDITLEITKKVQDYLQEQGALVILTREGDYDLANKDTKSYSRRKAEDLKKRVEIINKPDIDFFASIHLNALTSSGSKGAQTFYYRSSIENERAAKFIQAELRTSLENTNRSAKTISHVYLLKYAKTPGALIEAGFLSNVNERYMLNSEKYQQKVAAAIYRGILRYFTEKGNPPE; via the coding sequence ATGAAGAGAATTCGAATTATCTCTTTTGCACTCGCTGCGGTTGTTTTGTTTTTTTTAGTCAAACAAGAATTTCAAATCACAAAATCGTGGCGAGCTTGGAATTTACCCTTATCAGGGAAAGTAATCGTATTAGATGCTGGGCATGGTGGACCAGATGGAGGGGCTGTTGGTGGAAAGGATATTATAGAAAAGGATATTACGCTTGAAATTACAAAAAAGGTACAAGACTATTTACAAGAACAAGGTGCACTAGTTATTTTAACGCGTGAGGGAGATTATGATTTAGCTAACAAAGATACAAAGTCATATAGTAGACGTAAAGCGGAGGATTTAAAAAAACGTGTAGAAATCATCAATAAACCAGATATAGACTTTTTTGCAAGCATTCATTTAAATGCTTTAACTAGTAGTGGATCGAAAGGCGCACAAACATTCTACTATCGCTCTTCAATTGAAAATGAACGTGCTGCTAAATTTATACAGGCTGAATTGAGAACGAGTTTAGAAAATACGAATCGTTCTGCTAAAACAATCTCTCACGTATACTTATTGAAGTATGCGAAAACACCAGGTGCTTTAATTGAAGCCGGCTTTTTATCGAATGTGAACGAAAGGTATATGTTAAATTCGGAGAAATATCAACAGAAGGTAGCAGCTGCAATATACCGTGGTATATTGCGTTATTTCACGGAAAAAGGAAATCCTCCAGAATAA
- a CDS encoding Mrp/NBP35 family ATP-binding protein, which translates to MVTKEQVVEALEGIVDPFLHKTLKETSAIKEVTVKPEKEHVSVKIAIVKTGTAEQMQLQSGIVKLVKELGAATVGLRFAEFTEEELAQFAPEQEAEQSESLLSPNSKTTFLAVASGKGGVGKSTVSVNLAVALARLGKKVGIIDADIYGFSVPDMMGIEKRPIVRGDKIIPVERLGVKVISMGFFVEDNAPVIWRGPMLGKMLNHFFTEVEWGDLDYLVLDLPPGTGDVALDVHSMLPSCKEIIVTTPHPTAAFVAARAGAMALRTEHSILGVVENMAYFESKVTGEKEYVFGRGGGDKLATELQTNVLGRIPLQQPDWNKEDFAPSVYEDTHTTGIIYSKIAEVVIDKTAVTQK; encoded by the coding sequence ATGGTAACGAAAGAACAAGTGGTTGAAGCGTTAGAAGGGATTGTAGATCCGTTTTTACATAAAACATTAAAAGAAACAAGTGCAATTAAAGAGGTAACAGTCAAGCCTGAGAAGGAACATGTGAGTGTCAAAATTGCAATCGTAAAAACTGGTACAGCGGAACAAATGCAGTTGCAGTCTGGAATTGTAAAGTTAGTAAAAGAACTTGGAGCAGCAACAGTTGGACTTCGTTTTGCAGAATTTACAGAAGAGGAATTAGCTCAGTTTGCACCAGAACAAGAAGCAGAGCAAAGTGAATCTTTATTGTCACCAAATTCAAAAACGACATTCTTAGCAGTAGCGAGTGGAAAAGGTGGCGTGGGAAAATCAACCGTTTCCGTTAACCTTGCAGTTGCTTTAGCTCGTTTAGGAAAAAAAGTTGGTATTATTGATGCGGACATTTACGGTTTTAGTGTGCCAGACATGATGGGGATAGAAAAACGTCCCATCGTAAGAGGTGACAAGATAATTCCGGTGGAACGTTTAGGTGTAAAGGTAATCTCAATGGGCTTCTTTGTAGAGGATAATGCACCAGTTATTTGGAGAGGACCTATGCTTGGGAAAATGTTAAACCACTTCTTCACAGAAGTGGAATGGGGCGATTTAGATTATTTAGTACTAGATTTACCACCAGGAACAGGTGATGTTGCGTTAGATGTGCACTCAATGTTGCCATCTTGCAAAGAGATTATTGTAACGACGCCTCATCCAACAGCTGCGTTTGTAGCAGCGCGTGCTGGAGCGATGGCATTACGCACTGAACATAGTATTCTCGGTGTTGTTGAGAACATGGCATATTTTGAAAGTAAGGTAACTGGTGAGAAAGAATATGTATTTGGAAGAGGCGGGGGAGATAAGTTGGCTACCGAACTACAAACAAATGTTCTTGGTCGTATTCCGCTGCAACAACCTGATTGGAATAAAGAAGACTTTGCTCCTTCAGTATATGAAGATACACATACAACCGGCATTATTTATAGTAAAATAGCCGAAGTGGTAATTGATAAAACAGCTGTTACACAAAAATAA